The proteins below are encoded in one region of Belonocnema kinseyi isolate 2016_QV_RU_SX_M_011 chromosome 1, B_treatae_v1, whole genome shotgun sequence:
- the LOC117172404 gene encoding uncharacterized protein LOC117172404: MANTTCISVKDEQVHLCIWNLQKSEFIFNQNAENLGYIFQKSIQSPKYFAPEFVNLKWFFVLKKLRNDGVYDLLLFCESVNKSNMELNFTFAITTKFVQCSSNTVKCSPLIINGVRNHKIVSFFISKFNPETNLGRNFLMEEMTIVCRITQNKKSFQFLRSFESFYLKEKLSDVLIVVKEKQFHAHKVILVANSPVFLGMFSHQMIENISSKLEIDDFEPKVVKEFLRYLYTGKISNWDNYIDKLFAIAHKYQVEDLKNECALLLFGNLTIENVIHVLILSDLYDSEDLKQKCLGLINTNYEKIRDKGDLQHLERQPRLLMDILKATSRQIHEGTEPVIESSIEKIPSKTSCLWTVNNYWEYCESPHFHMETGNPGKYFSWWFRMVESKLLLCLAKDDSAAESFLELTIVLQNPLTLKGKRKLRINLDDKCRLYNLIQWRENVTKLILFCKAELIPNRGNQMSNLLRNFEGELSYEFFFRNTNCSDVTLYNQGRQFPAHKILLANRSEKFKKVFLPTESLFDFTKKNETQGKKIENLRVDHLKPTVFEKFLNFIYNGDTENLDNLANDLYLAASEYEVQDLKLVCENILLTSLNEKNIISSLIFSEKYNIECLKDKCIFLVAKFLEEIEENELKSLERTYPKLLMEILEVKHTGRRFQSIENSFFPCFLKETGKKIISYACGEVWYLCLYFFTAETEKMNEILVENVKSHLNSYILSMLPLYN; encoded by the coding sequence ATGGCAAATACAACATGTATTTCCGTGAAAGATGAGCAAGTTCACTTATGCATCTGGAATCTGCAAAAAtcggaattcatttttaatcaaaacgctGAAAACCTTGGATATATTTTCCAGAAATCAATACAATCACCAAAGTATTTTGCGCCAGAATTCGTCAACTTGAAGTGGTTTTTCGtactaaaaaaattacgaaacgATGGAGTTTATGATCTACTTCTTTTTTGCGAAAGCGTCAACAAATCGAATATGGAACTTAATTTCACTTTTGCGATTACAACCAAATTTGTCCAATGTTCATCAAATACAGTAAAATGCAGCCCTCTAATAATAAACGGAGTGCGGAATCATAAAATTGTAAgcttttttatctctaaattcaATCCAGAAACCAATTTAGGACGGAATTTTCTAATGGAAGAAATGACTATTGTCTGCAGaataacacaaaataaaaaatcatttcaatttctcagaagttttgaatctttttatttgaaagaaaaacttagCGATGTACTAATTGTCGTTAAAGAAAAACAATTCCACGCACACAAAGTAATTCTGGTCGCAAATAGTCCAGTTTTTCTGGGAATGTTTTCCCATCAAatgatagaaaatatttcaagtaaactCGAAATTGACGATTTTGAGCCGAAAGTCGTTAAGGAATTTTTACGTTACCTTTATACGGGCAAGATTTCAAATTGGGATAATTATATAGACAAACTCTTTGCAATTGCTCATAAGTACCAAGTGGaggatttgaaaaatgaatgcgcgctgttattatttggaaatttgacAATTGAAAATGTCATCCATGTTCTGATTTTGTCCGATCTTTATGATTCTGAAGATCTGAAGCAGAAATGCTTGGGTTTGATCAACACGAATTACGAAAAGATTAGAGACAAGGGTGACTTGCAGCATTTAGAAAGGCAACCTCGTCTTCTTATGGATATTTTAAAAGCTACAAGTAGACAAATCCACGAAGGAACTGAACCTGTTATTGAATCTTCTATAGAGAAAATACCCAGCAAAACTTCCTGTCTGTGGACCGTAAACAATTATTGGGAATACTGCGAATCTCCTCATTTTCATATGGAAACTGGGAATCCCGGGAAATATTTTTCATGGTGGTTCAGAATGGTTGAGAGCAAATTGCTTCTTTGTCTGGCTAAAGATGATTCAGCAGCTGAGAGTTTTTTGGAACTTACAATTGTTCTTCAAAACCCTTTGACATTAAAAGGAAAGCGAAAACTCCGCATAAATCTTGACGACAAATGCAGGCTCTACAATTTGATACAATGGCGAGAAAATGTTACAAAGTTGATACTATTCTGTAAAGCAGAGCTGATTCCAAACCGCGGAAACCAAATGTCCAATCTTCTTCGAAATTTCGAAGGAGAATTGTCCTACGAATTCTTCTTCCGGAATACAAATTGCAGCGACGTGACACTTTACAATCAGGGAAGGCAATTTCCGGCTCATAAAATTCTTCTTGCTAATAGGAGCGAgaaattcaagaaagtttttttacCCACTGAATCTTTGTTCGACTTTACGAAAAAGAACGAAACTCAggggaagaaaattgaaaatcttcgAGTGGATCATCTAAAACCGACAGTTTTTGAGAAGTTTCTCAATTTCATTTACAATGGAGATACTGAAAACTTGGATAATTTAGCGAATGACCTGTATCTAGCGGCGAGCGAGTACGAGGTCCAAGATTTAAAACTTGTCTGCGAAAATATTTTGCTGACAAGTCTTaacgagaaaaatattatttccagtctcattttttctgaaaagtataATATCGAGTGCTTGAaagataaatgtatttttttagtagcgaaatttttggaagaaattgaGGAGAATGAATTAAAGAGTTTGGAAAGGACATATCCAAAGTTGTTGATGGAAATCCTAGAGGTGAAACACACTGGAAGAAGATTTCAATCtattgaaaatagtttctttccttgttttttaaaagaaactggcAAGAAAATTATTTCGTATGCCTGCGGTGAAGTCTGGTATTTATGTCTTTATTTTTTCACTGCGGAAACAGAAAAAATGAACGAGATTCTTGTAGAAAATGTCAAATCtcatttaaattcttatattttatcaatGTTACCACTTTACaactaa